The DNA sequence ACTGGCGACTGGCTATGCGATTATCGGTATATTCTTGCTTATCCTTACGAGAGATAAGAGCCAAGCGTAACGAAGACAAATCACTTTTATGAAGACTAAAAGGCGCCCTATCCGTAAAAGGAAGGCGCCTTTTGGTTCTGCTTTTGTATATATGCGATTTCACATTATTTAAATGTTTGAAGAAATTTCGTCGTTTCAATTTTCAAATTGTGTATTTGATCTTCCAATTGAACAGAAGAAGAATGTAATTCTTGTGCGCGACTTTTAGTTTGCTGAGCAGTGGCACTCACATGCCCGATATTTGCAGTTACGTCCTTCGTGCCTGTTGCCGCCTCTTGAATATTTCGACTAATTTCAGAAGTGGCCGCAGATTGTTCTTCTGTCGCTGCAGAAATGGCTGCCGCAATTTCCTTTAGAGAAGAGATACCGCGTCCAATCTTATCAACAGCCCTCACGGATTGGCTTGTATTATTTTGTATATCCGAGACTTGATGATTAATATCGCCGGTCGCGGAGGCCGTCTGCTGAGCCAAATTTTTCACTTCACTCGCCACCACTGCAAAGCCTTTGCCCGCTTCACCCGCACGAGCCGCTTCAATGGTCGCATTCAGTGCAAGTAAATTAGTTTGCTCGGCAATGTCTGAGATCAGCTTTATCACTGTCCCAATGGTTTCAGAAGACTGGCTCAGCGCCTTAATAGTCTGCTCTGTAGCAGCGGCCTCCTCAGAAGTCTTTTCAGTTTCATGAAGAGATGTCGTCACTTGGCGGGCGATCTCTTCCACAGAAGAGGTTAATTGTTCTGAGGCTGCTGCAACAGTTTGAACATTCATGGTCGCCTGTTTTGACGCCGCCGCTACCGTTGTTGCAAGGCGCTGATTTTCATCTGCCCCCTCCATAAGTTCATCTGCACTTTTCCGTGTATGCTTGGCAGCTTGATCTATCTGGTCAACCAAGGCCATCACATAGGTTTCAAATTCAGTTGCAAGGCGTTTTAATTCATGTCTCTGCCCTTCCTCTTGTTTTTTTATACTCTGTGTAGCTGCATTAATGATTTGAGCACCGCGCTTAAAATCGCCCTGCATCCCAGTTTCCAAGAAACGCCGATAATATCGTTTATCTAAGGCGGCTTCTAAGCTGGCGCTGGCTTCCCGAACATAAGCATCGGTAAGATCAAAAGCTTGATTTAATTGTGCCAATGTAGGGGATAGAGTATCAAAATGATCCCAGTGGATAATCCGCGCACTCAAATCTCCTTTTGCAATCTTTCCTGAGAGATCACTAATTTGATCAAAAGTAGCCTGATAGTGAGCGTTTTGTTCTTTTAGATAAACATTTTCCCTGCGAAGCATTGCAGTGGCTTCATCAGTTTTCTCTTTTTTTCTATTCCAAAACATTAGACGCTCCCTTT is a window from the Temperatibacter marinus genome containing:
- a CDS encoding methyl-accepting chemotaxis protein — its product is MFWNRKKEKTDEATAMLRRENVYLKEQNAHYQATFDQISDLSGKIAKGDLSARIIHWDHFDTLSPTLAQLNQAFDLTDAYVREASASLEAALDKRYYRRFLETGMQGDFKRGAQIINAATQSIKKQEEGQRHELKRLATEFETYVMALVDQIDQAAKHTRKSADELMEGADENQRLATTVAAASKQATMNVQTVAAASEQLTSSVEEIARQVTTSLHETEKTSEEAAATEQTIKALSQSSETIGTVIKLISDIAEQTNLLALNATIEAARAGEAGKGFAVVASEVKNLAQQTASATGDINHQVSDIQNNTSQSVRAVDKIGRGISSLKEIAAAISAATEEQSAATSEISRNIQEAATGTKDVTANIGHVSATAQQTKSRAQELHSSSVQLEDQIHNLKIETTKFLQTFK